The Clostridium sp. 'White wine YQ' genome contains a region encoding:
- a CDS encoding pyridoxamine 5'-phosphate oxidase family protein: MEEVLKLLKENPNGFLATVDSGKPRVRPFGFILEEEGKLYFCTNSLKEVYKQLLEVPYVEYSVMSKDMITLRVSGRIRFTEDLDMKEKILNVFEPIKKGYKTADNPILKVFYIEHGTATIADFSGNPPKKIEF; encoded by the coding sequence GTATTAAAGTTATTAAAAGAAAATCCTAATGGATTTTTAGCAACAGTGGATAGTGGAAAACCTAGAGTAAGACCTTTTGGTTTTATATTAGAGGAGGAAGGAAAGTTATATTTCTGTACAAATAGCTTGAAAGAAGTCTATAAGCAGCTATTAGAAGTACCTTATGTAGAATACTCAGTTATGTCAAAGGATATGATAACTCTTAGAGTAAGTGGAAGAATAAGATTCACTGAAGACTTAGATATGAAAGAGAAGATACTTAATGTATTTGAACCTATAAAAAAGGGATATAAGACTGCGGATAATCCTATATTAAAGGTCTTTTATATTGAACATGGAACTGCAACTATTGCAGATTTTTCAGGAAATCCCCCAAAGAAAATAGAATTTTAG
- a CDS encoding spore coat protein: MNGIIESITGMNKLTDQVIATDFLVAAKSAVRNYSIALTETTSPEVRQTLRNQLNHAIATHEKIFRYMEKKGYYNAHDLKEQFKVDMKTTETALSLAGR, translated from the coding sequence ATGAATGGAATAATAGAAAGCATTACTGGAATGAATAAGTTAACTGATCAAGTAATAGCTACAGACTTTTTAGTAGCAGCTAAAAGTGCAGTAAGAAATTACTCAATAGCTCTAACAGAAACTACTTCACCTGAAGTAAGGCAAACCTTAAGAAATCAATTAAACCATGCTATTGCTACTCATGAAAAAATATTTAGATATATGGAAAAAAAAGGCTATTATAATGCCCATGACTTAAAGGAACAATTTAAAGTTGATATGAAAACTACTGAAACTGCCTTAAGTCTGGCGGGAAGATAA